From a region of the uncultured Draconibacterium sp. genome:
- a CDS encoding RagB/SusD family nutrient uptake outer membrane protein — MKKISFLFCLGVLLLISCEELVEVDNPTNQLGTEQVFETIQTANAAMAGLYADLRDRSLISGAGYYSVSTLTASYADDLDCYNNDQNGNMDIYHNQQQVSNRIIASLWNTTYTQVYYTNSIIHGAELSTSLSTEDKNQLKGEALLIRSLLYFYLHRLFGAIPYTSSIDYEYNRSLTKTESAVLLEQLESDLNEAISLLNDNYRNTQRIYPNRKVAELVLANVYLTEQKYQLAEQMASGILQSSLYAFQPDLNEVFHNTGSHILWQLSPQNSGDATKEASFYYFSDAAPHAYALSDDLVGSFAENDLRKQSWMTQVSFNDDSWYRPYKYKNLSGTNNNEYSVVFRLEEVYFILAEALAKQNRQDEALPYLNATRERAGLDALTNLSPEEFITELLAEKRREFFTEFGHRFFDLKRLERLDELNSTKPNWEDFKARWPLPQSELLLNANLYPQNEGY, encoded by the coding sequence ATGAAAAAAATATCATTCCTTTTTTGTCTGGGAGTATTACTCCTCATTTCCTGCGAAGAACTGGTTGAAGTAGATAATCCTACCAATCAACTGGGAACTGAACAGGTATTTGAAACTATTCAGACTGCAAATGCAGCAATGGCAGGTCTCTATGCCGATTTGCGCGATCGGTCACTAATTTCCGGGGCCGGATATTATTCGGTCAGCACACTTACTGCATCATACGCCGATGACCTGGATTGCTACAACAATGACCAGAACGGTAATATGGATATCTACCACAACCAACAACAGGTAAGCAACAGGATTATTGCAAGCCTGTGGAATACAACTTATACGCAGGTTTATTATACTAATTCCATCATTCACGGAGCTGAACTTTCCACATCCCTTTCCACAGAAGATAAAAATCAACTAAAAGGAGAAGCTTTACTGATACGCTCCCTGCTTTATTTTTACCTGCACAGGCTATTTGGAGCTATTCCATATACAAGCAGTATTGATTATGAATATAACAGAAGTCTGACAAAAACTGAATCAGCCGTTCTGCTTGAACAACTGGAATCGGACCTGAACGAAGCCATTTCACTGTTGAATGACAATTACCGCAATACACAACGTATCTATCCCAATCGTAAAGTTGCGGAATTGGTATTGGCCAATGTATACCTAACGGAACAAAAGTATCAGCTGGCCGAGCAAATGGCCTCCGGAATATTGCAATCGTCCTTATACGCTTTCCAGCCAGACCTGAACGAAGTGTTTCATAACACAGGTAGCCATATTCTATGGCAACTCAGCCCGCAAAATAGTGGCGATGCCACAAAAGAAGCATCATTCTATTATTTCTCTGATGCAGCACCGCATGCTTATGCGTTATCCGATGACCTTGTCGGCAGTTTTGCAGAAAATGATTTGCGTAAACAGAGCTGGATGACACAGGTCAGTTTTAACGATGATTCCTGGTACAGACCTTACAAATACAAAAATTTATCCGGTACCAATAACAATGAATATTCCGTTGTTTTCCGGCTGGAAGAGGTTTATTTTATACTCGCAGAGGCACTGGCTAAACAAAACCGGCAGGATGAAGCCTTGCCCTACCTAAATGCCACGCGAGAACGAGCCGGACTGGACGCGCTTACCAATCTATCCCCAGAAGAATTTATAACAGAACTGCTGGCCGAAAAAAGACGAGAGTTCTTTACCGAATTCGGACACCGTTTCTTTGATCTGAAACGCCTGGAACGCCTGGATGAATTAAACAGTACAAAACCCAACTGGGAAGACTTTAAAGCCCGGTGGCCTTTGCCCCAGAGTGAGTTATTGCTCAACGCCAATTTATATCCACAAAATGAAGGTTATTAG
- a CDS encoding prolyl oligopeptidase family serine peptidase → MKRLYPLLLLFLFLLLAAGQELTAQGHSDLKNELSSYFRLLSLKMSENGRWLTAWKAYDQNRDTLLIFDSTEPGKPVEHRIKVKSAAFVGTNLLLTTRLGQAELLELPEFKSTHYAGVKNAQVLENKKQFLLHYNKQEQNKLELRQSDGHLLNVVNRVVRFFVTKENHIYAFAENPDQGYDVFRIMENTIKKVYYTSNKISYLDVAKDGQELIIHEQNQQDSVSNLVFLDVQAKKSYPLNEILPTTFQRAFTDEIGDGVHFLKLIIPKKLQQNEMVDIWRGNDKRLVEKFYPPITVMTYIWKPREHFIRRAGTDKQPKALNIRNKRYFLCIDPWKLQDYLSDQPPIQLFLYDLKDDNYEVLDTIAPEYYLSGNGNYALSPVENGWKLYHLPSKGTKVIEGKHLSMPWFSTDGKFIIFQGEGAIWQWDIKTETLTCLAKFDEYITKIANYEREDVSSTYGQFFIQQVNLSKPLLIELYDPETNQTGYSIWNKGKTEIIIPPTSHYISSLTYNQSLNCFSWLEENYNQPSRLVCKKTDKNPVTVFQSNQKNKTIFSLKQEIISYTNSQGTPLKGILYYPFKYKSSLKYPMVVHIYEKQYRLANRCPFPSLYEGIGFNIRLLLEQGYFVYLPDIEISGKNGPGIDALDCVNHALDALAYNPTINKEKTGLIGHSFGGYETDYISTRSDRFATFVSGSGHSDIVWDSHSFNYGFQIPDYVRIEANMYKLGVPFSADKGLYFKNNPAYHAEKVNAPVLLWTGTEDKNVTPDHTMAFYNALCRNKKDVIALFYKNEGHVLFQQQTQNDLTSRIMDWFNYFLQDSVECEWISEGMSKKDAQ, encoded by the coding sequence ATGAAGCGCCTATATCCTTTATTGTTACTATTCCTGTTCCTGCTGCTTGCGGCAGGGCAGGAATTAACAGCACAAGGTCATTCAGATCTAAAGAATGAACTTAGTAGCTATTTCCGATTGCTCTCCCTAAAAATGAGCGAAAATGGCAGATGGTTAACTGCGTGGAAAGCATACGACCAAAACAGAGATACGCTGCTAATATTTGACAGTACTGAGCCGGGAAAACCGGTGGAGCACCGGATAAAAGTTAAAAGTGCTGCCTTTGTGGGTACGAACCTTTTACTTACAACCAGGTTGGGCCAGGCAGAACTACTGGAGCTACCCGAATTTAAAAGCACCCACTATGCCGGCGTAAAGAATGCGCAAGTATTAGAAAACAAGAAACAGTTTTTGCTACACTATAATAAACAAGAACAGAACAAACTTGAACTGCGCCAAAGTGATGGCCACCTTTTGAATGTTGTTAACCGGGTGGTCCGGTTCTTTGTCACAAAAGAGAATCATATTTATGCCTTTGCTGAAAATCCGGATCAAGGTTACGATGTTTTTCGCATCATGGAAAATACCATCAAAAAGGTATATTATACAAGTAACAAGATTTCATATCTGGATGTTGCCAAAGACGGACAGGAGCTTATAATTCATGAACAAAACCAGCAAGATTCTGTGTCAAATCTCGTTTTTCTGGATGTCCAGGCTAAAAAAAGCTATCCTTTGAATGAAATTCTGCCAACAACTTTCCAACGGGCATTTACGGATGAAATCGGGGATGGTGTTCATTTTTTAAAACTGATAATACCCAAAAAACTACAGCAGAATGAAATGGTAGACATCTGGCGGGGTAATGATAAAAGATTGGTAGAAAAGTTTTATCCTCCAATTACAGTCATGACTTACATTTGGAAACCCCGTGAACATTTTATCCGAAGAGCAGGGACAGATAAGCAGCCAAAAGCGCTTAATATAAGGAACAAAAGATACTTTTTATGCATTGATCCATGGAAGCTACAGGACTACCTGTCGGATCAACCACCTATACAATTGTTTTTATATGATCTGAAAGATGACAATTATGAAGTGTTAGACACCATTGCTCCTGAATATTATCTCTCCGGAAATGGGAATTATGCCCTTTCTCCCGTTGAAAATGGATGGAAGCTCTATCATCTTCCTTCGAAAGGCACAAAGGTTATTGAAGGAAAACATTTAAGTATGCCATGGTTTTCAACCGATGGTAAGTTCATTATTTTTCAAGGAGAAGGCGCAATATGGCAATGGGACATAAAAACAGAAACTCTTACCTGTCTGGCAAAATTTGATGAATACATTACCAAAATTGCAAACTACGAGCGTGAGGACGTCTCTTCTACTTATGGTCAATTTTTCATACAACAGGTAAATCTGTCTAAACCCCTGTTAATTGAATTATACGATCCTGAAACCAACCAGACCGGGTACAGCATTTGGAATAAAGGGAAAACAGAAATTATTATCCCTCCAACATCCCATTACATCAGTTCTCTGACTTACAATCAATCACTAAACTGCTTCTCCTGGTTGGAAGAAAATTACAATCAACCTTCTCGGCTGGTTTGTAAAAAAACTGATAAAAATCCGGTTACTGTTTTTCAAAGCAACCAAAAGAATAAAACCATTTTTTCTCTTAAACAAGAAATAATCAGCTATACTAACAGTCAAGGAACTCCGCTAAAAGGAATTTTGTATTACCCATTCAAATACAAGTCGTCTCTGAAATATCCAATGGTCGTACATATTTATGAAAAGCAATACCGGCTTGCAAACCGATGTCCTTTCCCCTCTTTATACGAAGGTATAGGTTTTAATATCAGGTTGCTTCTCGAACAGGGATATTTTGTGTATTTACCCGACATTGAAATCTCCGGTAAAAATGGACCTGGTATAGATGCACTGGATTGTGTTAATCATGCACTCGATGCATTGGCATATAATCCAACGATTAACAAAGAAAAAACAGGACTGATTGGACACTCTTTTGGAGGATATGAAACCGATTATATTTCAACCCGATCAGATCGTTTTGCCACTTTTGTTTCCGGTTCCGGTCATAGCGACATCGTTTGGGATAGCCATTCTTTTAATTACGGTTTTCAGATACCTGATTATGTCAGGATTGAAGCTAATATGTATAAGTTGGGTGTACCTTTTTCTGCCGACAAAGGTCTCTACTTTAAAAACAACCCTGCCTATCACGCGGAAAAAGTGAATGCACCGGTATTACTTTGGACAGGCACAGAGGATAAAAATGTGACGCCGGATCACACCATGGCATTCTACAACGCCTTATGCAGAAATAAAAAAGATGTCATTGCTCTGTTTTATAAAAATGAAGGACATGTATTGTTTCAACAACAAACACAAAATGACCTGACAAGCCGAATTATGGATTGGTTTAATTACTTTTTACAGGACAGTGTTGAATGTGAATGGATAAGTGAGGGGATGAGCAAAAAGGATGCTCAGTAG
- a CDS encoding DUF6520 family protein, whose translation MKKLKRMFLPVAIVLFAVGAALASHAAKSLDSSEPGYYFDSSTSQCVSAGVDCSTIPGQACTWTDESNITHNLSREGETMCGVPLYKQ comes from the coding sequence ATGAAAAAGTTAAAAAGAATGTTTCTGCCAGTTGCGATTGTACTTTTTGCAGTTGGTGCAGCACTTGCCAGTCATGCGGCAAAAAGTTTGGATTCATCAGAACCCGGCTATTATTTTGATAGCTCAACCAGTCAGTGTGTATCCGCAGGTGTCGATTGTAGTACCATCCCTGGACAGGCCTGTACCTGGACGGATGAGAGTAATATTACGCACAACCTGAGCCGTGAAGGTGAAACAATGTGCGGTGTCCCATTGTACAAACAGTAG
- a CDS encoding DoxX family protein: protein MKKLQTVRFSVLIPLSSYLYVLLFVYSGFSKLLDYETFTVQLAQSPLLSAYAGIIGPAVIVIELVLSLLLVQKNSRLMGLYGSFFLMIAFTVYIYLILNYSDFIPCSCGGFIEKMNWTQHLIFNIAFALLALLAIVFSEKEKLTKKRIVLLKLLFPSLLAVGVVVGLFLSSEHIIKKENNFIRRFGLHPIRDEKAFDLGVNSYYFAGIAEGKIYLGNITAPLVLTTIDTALTRMETLKIELDDDKHPFRFIQVEVKPPHFYLFDGTVPVIYRGQLGDSLAYTISADDCYFSQLQVIDSVRFAFRAQSSQTKSWVLGTLNLQDSPRIQLNHSLLKKQVDGIFDTDGQLLWDDAGKELIYIYSYRNQYLVIDQKLNLLRELNTIDTTFRAKVQVRLLSNGQHKMNSVPMLVNKRSVVHGKLLFNVSMLRGKFESREQWKQAVVVDMYKTSVQGYLGSFYVYNRGEERMSRLFATDKYLFILSGNEIVRYSFAQAVTLNYQMGEAENHEESRQ, encoded by the coding sequence TGCCGGTATAATTGGCCCTGCTGTAATAGTAATAGAACTGGTATTGTCTCTCTTGTTGGTTCAAAAGAACTCCCGACTTATGGGCCTGTACGGCTCTTTTTTTCTAATGATTGCCTTCACGGTCTATATCTACCTGATTCTGAATTACAGTGATTTTATTCCCTGTTCCTGTGGAGGATTCATTGAGAAAATGAACTGGACCCAACATCTGATTTTTAATATAGCCTTTGCGTTATTGGCACTTCTTGCAATTGTATTTTCAGAAAAAGAGAAGCTTACTAAAAAACGAATTGTGCTTCTAAAACTGTTATTTCCGTCATTGCTTGCGGTTGGAGTTGTAGTGGGGCTTTTTTTATCATCTGAGCATATCATAAAAAAGGAAAACAATTTTATTCGCCGGTTTGGTCTGCACCCGATCCGTGATGAAAAGGCATTTGATCTGGGGGTAAACTCCTACTATTTTGCCGGCATAGCCGAAGGGAAAATTTACCTGGGAAATATAACCGCACCTTTAGTGCTTACCACCATAGATACTGCTCTTACAAGAATGGAGACCTTAAAAATAGAACTGGATGATGATAAGCACCCATTTCGTTTCATTCAGGTAGAGGTTAAGCCTCCTCATTTCTATCTTTTTGATGGTACTGTTCCGGTAATCTATCGGGGACAACTGGGCGATTCGCTGGCTTATACCATCAGTGCTGATGATTGTTATTTTTCACAGCTACAGGTAATTGATTCTGTTCGGTTTGCCTTTCGGGCGCAAAGCAGCCAGACAAAATCGTGGGTGCTTGGCACGCTGAATCTCCAGGATAGTCCCAGAATACAACTCAATCATAGCTTACTCAAAAAGCAGGTTGACGGGATATTCGACACCGACGGACAATTGCTTTGGGATGATGCGGGTAAGGAACTCATCTATATTTATTCCTATCGTAATCAGTACCTGGTGATAGACCAGAAATTAAATCTGCTGCGGGAGTTAAACACGATTGATACAACATTTAGGGCAAAGGTGCAGGTGCGTTTGCTTTCCAACGGACAACACAAAATGAATTCGGTGCCAATGCTTGTCAATAAGAGATCCGTGGTTCATGGGAAATTGCTGTTTAATGTTTCTATGCTCAGGGGAAAATTTGAATCCAGAGAGCAGTGGAAACAAGCAGTGGTTGTCGATATGTACAAAACAAGTGTTCAGGGATACCTGGGCAGCTTTTATGTCTATAACAGGGGAGAAGAAAGAATGTCCCGGCTATTTGCAACGGACAAATACTTATTCATTTTGTCCGGCAATGAAATAGTGCGTTACAGTTTTGCGCAGGCTGTGACACTCAATTATCAAATGGGGGAAGCCGAAAACCATGAAGAGAGTAGGCAGTAA